In Candidatus Paceibacterota bacterium, the following proteins share a genomic window:
- a CDS encoding 50S ribosomal protein L25, with translation MLTLNVEKRDEKASLASIRKAGKMPAIFYGKKEKSTSIMLPYAIFEKTLKDAGESTILHLSGEGIDVDVLIKDVDLDPVTDNPRHADFYVIEKGKKLEIKVPIEFVGVAPAVKDLAGVLVKVMHEIEIEALPKDLPHKIEIDISSLVAFDSVVTVKDIKIPAGVEIKAKLEDVVASVYEPKEEVVEVAPVDLSTIEVEKKGKEAKEGEAPAEGAEAPKKEEKKEEKKK, from the coding sequence ATGTTAACATTGAATGTTGAAAAGAGAGATGAGAAGGCTAGTTTGGCTTCTATAAGAAAGGCAGGCAAAATGCCGGCTATTTTCTATGGAAAAAAGGAGAAATCCACTTCCATCATGCTTCCTTATGCTATTTTTGAAAAAACTCTAAAAGATGCTGGTGAATCTACGATTCTCCACCTTTCTGGAGAGGGAATAGATGTAGATGTTTTGATAAAAGATGTAGATTTGGATCCTGTTACCGACAATCCAAGACATGCTGATTTTTATGTTATTGAAAAGGGCAAGAAACTTGAGATTAAAGTACCGATAGAATTCGTGGGTGTCGCTCCAGCAGTCAAGGATTTGGCGGGTGTGCTTGTCAAAGTTATGCATGAAATAGAGATTGAAGCTTTGCCAAAAGATTTACCACATAAGATTGAGATTGATATTTCATCACTCGTCGCTTTTGACAGTGTTGTTACAGTTAAGGATATTAAAATCCCAGCAGGTGTAGAGATCAAGGCTAAGCTTGAAGATGTTGTCGCCTCTGTCTATGAACCAAAAGAAGAAGTTGTGGAAGTGGCTCCAGTAGATCTTTCTACAATAGAAGTTGAAAAGAAAGGTAAGGAAGCCAAAGAAGGCGAAGCTCCTGCCGAAGGTGCCGAAGCTCCGAAGAAAGAAGAAAAGAAAGAGGAGAAGAAAAAATAA
- a CDS encoding class II fructose-bisphosphate aldolase: MKTLREYVKEAQENGVAIGHFNISNLETLRGIFNSARKLNLPVIIGTAEGERKFIGTKQAVALVKSLREEYNYPIFLNADHTYTVEGVKECIDAGYDAVIFDAANVSYEENVKLTKECVEYAKKCGRDVLVEAELGFIGQASQILDKIPEGVRISEEFLTTPELAQKFVKDTGIDMLAPAVGNIHGMLKGGKDPALNIKRVGEINTVAGVPLVLHGASGNSAEEIKEAIKSGMAIVHINTEIRSAFRKTLEKELAEKPNEVAPYKYMDGAVSAVEEIVTEKLKIFNNF; the protein is encoded by the coding sequence ATGAAAACACTTAGAGAATATGTAAAAGAGGCACAGGAAAATGGAGTGGCAATCGGTCATTTTAATATCTCAAACCTTGAAACTTTGCGAGGGATTTTTAATTCAGCGAGAAAATTAAATCTGCCGGTGATTATTGGCACTGCGGAAGGGGAGAGGAAATTCATCGGCACGAAGCAAGCGGTGGCTTTGGTAAAGAGCTTGCGCGAAGAATACAATTATCCGATTTTCCTAAATGCTGATCATACTTATACAGTAGAGGGGGTAAAAGAATGCATAGATGCTGGATATGATGCCGTTATTTTTGATGCGGCAAATGTGAGCTATGAAGAAAATGTAAAGCTTACAAAAGAATGTGTGGAGTATGCCAAAAAATGCGGGCGAGATGTGCTTGTGGAAGCAGAACTTGGCTTTATAGGGCAGGCCTCACAGATTTTGGACAAGATTCCGGAAGGGGTGAGAATAAGCGAAGAATTTTTGACCACGCCGGAGCTCGCACAAAAATTTGTAAAAGATACCGGCATAGATATGCTCGCTCCTGCGGTGGGAAATATTCACGGCATGCTAAAGGGTGGTAAAGATCCAGCATTGAATATAAAAAGAGTAGGGGAGATAAATACTGTTGCGGGTGTTCCGCTGGTGCTTCATGGCGCGTCTGGAAATTCTGCCGAAGAAATAAAAGAAGCGATAAAATCCGGAATGGCGATAGTGCACATAAATACAGAAATCCGCTCGGCTTTCAGAAAAACCCTCGAAAAAGAGCTAGCCGAAAAGCCAAACGAAGTGGCGCCTTATAAATATATGGATGGTGCAGTTTCTGCTGTGGAAGAAATTGTGACGGAGAAATTGAAGATTTTTAATAATTTTTAA
- the tsf gene encoding elongation factor Ts (EF-Ts; functions during elongation stage of protein translation; forms a dimer; associates with EF-Tu-GDP complex and promotes exchange of GDP to GTP resulting in regeneration of the active form of EF-Tu): MAITTEQIKELREKTGISVMQCRKVLEEAGGDMGKAVILLKKRGAEAAAKKSERTLKAGRIAAYIHGVGSVGAMVELCSETDFVSKNEEFQKLAYEIAMQIAATNPVYLRKEDISEEEKQKVLSAFLDEVKGKPENMKEKILQGKLDAFFKERILLEQDYIKDPSVTITSLIQNAIQKFGEKIEIARFVRFNVSK; the protein is encoded by the coding sequence ATGGCAATAACAACAGAACAAATTAAAGAATTAAGAGAAAAGACAGGCATATCTGTGATGCAATGTAGGAAAGTGCTTGAAGAAGCAGGCGGAGATATGGGGAAGGCCGTTATTCTTTTAAAGAAGAGAGGGGCCGAAGCTGCTGCCAAGAAATCCGAAAGGACGCTCAAGGCCGGAAGAATCGCTGCTTATATACACGGTGTCGGCTCTGTGGGTGCTATGGTAGAACTCTGTAGTGAAACAGACTTCGTATCTAAAAATGAAGAATTTCAGAAACTTGCTTATGAGATAGCTATGCAAATAGCTGCCACAAATCCTGTGTATTTGAGAAAGGAAGATATTTCCGAGGAGGAAAAACAGAAAGTCCTTAGTGCTTTTCTCGATGAAGTGAAAGGTAAGCCAGAAAACATGAAAGAGAAAATCTTGCAAGGCAAACTGGATGCATTTTTCAAAGAGAGGATTTTACTTGAACAGGATTACATAAAAGATCCAAGCGTTACTATTACAAGTCTTATTCAGAATGCCATTCAAAAATTTGGTGAGAAAATAGAAATAGCTAGGTTCGTGAGGTTCAATGTCAGTAAATAA
- a CDS encoding patatin-like phospholipase family protein — protein MLHPVIQSILNRRGLSVPINDGKKITLVLYGGVMAGVAGGASVIALEELGLSGVFDNIFVVSAGLPNASYFLSKQTKLGTSIYYEDLNDRKFINFWRFWNPINTDKVVNAIRYLKPLDVKNVLSSKTKIFVRLFNIGTDKAEYLRLNEYCKTNDDYFSVLKTAITFSTIYNSYKIDGRRYVDGAMRNKGYILDHFKCACKEEFTDMLIIYNKGTYNLNISSDKICEIVLPTEMSNFETKDVILRQESIKAGLYVKQAFGVNEQITL, from the coding sequence ATGCTTCATCCTGTGATACAGTCGATACTTAATAGACGTGGTCTAAGTGTTCCGATAAATGATGGCAAAAAGATTACTCTGGTTTTGTATGGTGGAGTAATGGCTGGAGTGGCTGGAGGAGCATCTGTTATTGCACTTGAAGAACTCGGTTTATCCGGAGTCTTTGATAATATCTTTGTAGTGTCTGCCGGTTTACCCAATGCTTCATATTTTTTATCTAAACAGACGAAGCTTGGTACAAGTATTTACTACGAGGATTTAAATGATAGGAAATTTATTAACTTTTGGAGATTCTGGAATCCGATTAATACAGATAAAGTAGTAAATGCTATTCGCTATCTTAAACCTTTAGATGTTAAGAATGTCCTTTCGTCAAAGACTAAGATTTTTGTACGTTTATTCAATATTGGTACCGACAAAGCTGAGTATTTAAGACTAAATGAATATTGCAAGACTAATGACGATTATTTTTCGGTTTTAAAGACAGCGATAACATTTTCTACTATTTATAATTCCTATAAAATTGACGGGAGAAGATATGTCGATGGAGCTATGCGGAACAAGGGATATATTCTTGATCACTTTAAATGTGCATGCAAAGAAGAGTTTACAGATATGTTGATAATATATAATAAAGGCACGTATAATTTGAATATTAGTTCTGATAAAATATGCGAAATAGTTTTACCAACAGAGATGTCTAATTTTGAGACTAAAGATGTGATTCTTAGGCAAGAGAGTATAAAAGCTGGTTTGTATGTCAAACAAGCCTTTGGTGTTAATGAACAGATAACTCTGTAG
- a CDS encoding PCRF domain-containing protein yields MPDLIEEFRKNKKTTFLAEEYTRLENEEESIKKMAEKDQALFALAEEELKNLKSQKDNLLEQMKNIIAGDEEEEKFPNEAIMEIRAGVGGEEAAIFAEDLAKMYKRVATLKNWAFSVVSESKSALGGYKEVVFELRGKDVYKGLRFETGVHRVQRVPDTEKSGRVHTSTASVAVLPIRKKSKIEIKSSDLQVEFSRSGGAGGQNVNKVETAVRIVHIPTGIDVRSTAERSQLKNREKAMGILTAKLEILKEEEEAKKFASDRKEQIGTADRSEKIRTYNILQDRVTDHRVKHSWFNIENIFAGDGLVDVVDYIVKNDCKPQAGDSEADAE; encoded by the coding sequence ATGCCAGATTTAATAGAAGAATTCAGAAAAAATAAAAAGACCACATTTCTCGCCGAAGAATACACTCGGCTTGAAAATGAAGAAGAGTCTATAAAGAAAATGGCCGAGAAAGACCAAGCACTTTTTGCTTTGGCTGAGGAAGAATTGAAGAATCTGAAATCTCAAAAAGATAATCTTCTCGAACAGATGAAAAATATTATAGCAGGGGATGAAGAGGAAGAAAAGTTTCCCAATGAAGCGATTATGGAAATCCGTGCTGGAGTGGGTGGGGAAGAGGCGGCGATTTTTGCCGAAGATTTGGCAAAGATGTATAAAAGAGTAGCTACTTTGAAAAACTGGGCATTTAGCGTAGTAAGTGAGTCAAAAAGTGCGCTCGGAGGCTATAAAGAAGTTGTATTTGAGCTTCGTGGCAAAGATGTCTATAAAGGTTTGAGATTTGAAACGGGAGTTCATAGGGTTCAGAGAGTTCCAGATACGGAAAAGTCCGGAAGGGTTCATACCTCTACCGCATCGGTAGCCGTTTTGCCGATTAGGAAGAAGTCGAAGATAGAGATTAAGTCTTCAGATCTTCAAGTTGAATTTTCAAGGTCTGGTGGGGCTGGAGGTCAAAATGTAAACAAGGTTGAGACAGCCGTGAGGATAGTCCATATACCGACAGGTATAGATGTCCGCTCTACTGCAGAGAGAAGCCAGTTGAAAAATAGAGAAAAAGCTATGGGCATTCTTACTGCCAAGCTTGAAATACTGAAAGAGGAAGAGGAGGCTAAAAAGTTTGCAAGCGACAGGAAAGAACAGATTGGTACGGCAGATAGATCAGAGAAAATTCGCACTTACAATATTTTGCAGGATAGAGTTACGGACCATAGAGTCAAACACTCTTGGTTCAATATTGAAAATATCTTTGCCGGCGACGGGCTTGTCGATGTTGTAGATTATATTGTGAAAAACGATTGTAAACCGCAGGCAGGGGATTCAGAAGCTGACGCGGAATAA
- the rpsB gene encoding 30S ribosomal protein S2, which produces MIEQKKTANNEKIEAMFKAGAHFGYAKSKRNASTAPFIFGTKNKTEIIDLEKTNEMLDKAIEFVTSLAKAGKIILFASSKSEAKGAIKEGAMSIDMPYVSGRWIGGTITNFVEIKKRLAKYEDLTKQKEKGELSKYTKKERALIDKEISNLEKMFSGIVGLKDNPKALFVVDPKEEINAVMEAKRAGIPVIAIANTDCDIKIVDHPIVANDSSVSSIAFIVSEIIKAYKDGKVAKA; this is translated from the coding sequence ATGATAGAACAAAAGAAAACAGCAAATAACGAGAAAATCGAGGCGATGTTTAAGGCAGGCGCCCATTTTGGCTATGCCAAATCAAAGAGAAATGCTTCCACAGCACCTTTTATATTTGGTACCAAGAATAAAACTGAAATAATTGACTTAGAAAAAACCAATGAAATGCTTGATAAGGCTATTGAGTTTGTTACTTCACTTGCGAAGGCAGGTAAGATAATCCTTTTTGCTTCAAGCAAGAGTGAAGCCAAGGGTGCTATCAAAGAAGGAGCAATGTCTATCGATATGCCATATGTTTCGGGAAGATGGATTGGTGGAACTATTACAAATTTTGTTGAAATAAAAAAGAGACTTGCTAAATATGAAGATCTCACAAAACAAAAAGAAAAAGGAGAACTTTCAAAATATACAAAGAAAGAAAGAGCACTTATAGACAAAGAGATATCGAATCTCGAGAAAATGTTCTCAGGAATTGTCGGTTTGAAGGACAATCCAAAAGCGCTTTTTGTTGTTGATCCTAAAGAAGAGATAAACGCCGTTATGGAAGCGAAGAGGGCAGGAATACCTGTGATAGCAATAGCAAATACAGATTGTGATATTAAAATAGTTGATCACCCGATAGTTGCAAACGATTCTTCGGTTTCAAGCATCGCTTTTATAGTTTCAGAAATCATAAAAGCTTATAAGGATGGTAAGGTCGCGAAAGCTTAA
- a CDS encoding RpiB/LacA/LacB family sugar-phosphate isomerase translates to MAEPIIKKVYIGTDHAGFVMKEKLKPFIEKLGYKVVDCGAFRYDDLDDYPDFIAPVAKAVSLNPEHIRGIILGGSGQGEAIVANRFPNVRAIVFYGRGGILKDAMAAIELGRGHNDSNVLSLGARMIRLSAAKKAVTLWLKMNFSNKERHIRRIKKIETITKMIRNSLEY, encoded by the coding sequence GTTTTGTGATGAAAGAAAAATTAAAACCTTTTATAGAAAAACTCGGATACAAGGTGGTTGATTGTGGAGCCTTCAGATATGATGACCTAGATGATTATCCCGATTTTATCGCTCCTGTGGCTAAAGCCGTTTCTCTTAATCCAGAACATATACGCGGAATAATTCTCGGCGGTTCTGGGCAGGGTGAGGCAATTGTAGCAAACAGATTTCCAAATGTTCGGGCAATAGTTTTCTATGGTAGAGGTGGAATTTTGAAAGATGCAATGGCAGCGATTGAGCTTGGTCGTGGACACAACGATTCAAATGTTCTTTCTCTGGGTGCGAGGATGATACGCTTATCGGCCGCTAAAAAGGCAGTTACTCTTTGGCTCAAGATGAATTTTTCAAATAAAGAAAGGCATATTCGAAGAATAAAAAAAATAGAGACTATCACTAAGATGATAAGAAATAGTTTGGAATATTAA
- the rpmE gene encoding 50S ribosomal protein L31 yields MKKDIHPKYNDKAKTTCACGGTYDFGSTKEEIHVEICANCHPFYTGNEKVLDTAGRVEKFKARKAAGTAKSSAKKSTKK; encoded by the coding sequence ATGAAAAAGGATATACATCCAAAATACAATGATAAAGCCAAGACAACCTGCGCATGCGGAGGTACTTATGATTTTGGTTCCACAAAAGAGGAAATACATGTAGAAATCTGTGCCAATTGCCACCCATTTTATACTGGCAATGAAAAGGTACTAGATACTGCCGGAAGAGTTGAAAAATTCAAGGCAAGAAAAGCTGCAGGAACTGCAAAATCTTCAGCGAAGAAATCTACAAAAAAATAA
- a CDS encoding thioredoxin family protein: MKKTDWKIYLYAFIITLAIFITAISLSNYIDNKKTAQIKSMGEKISLDVLSSETQFALLEGAACKNVADSEFSKEMNSIAEKLSYMEDQMSQNDPELLYLKKYYSLLEIKDYLLMEKIADKCDIKPVSLIYFYTNDCSDCRKQGYVLTYLRENYPKLRVYSFDYDLDSPAVKTLASIYKVKSDFPVIIVKGKAFTGFQEKDALEKLIPELKETATSTATTTKK; the protein is encoded by the coding sequence ATGAAGAAAACTGACTGGAAAATATATCTATATGCATTTATTATCACACTTGCGATATTCATTACCGCCATATCTTTAAGTAACTATATTGATAATAAAAAAACCGCGCAGATCAAATCTATGGGAGAAAAGATATCTCTCGATGTCTTGTCTTCTGAAACTCAATTCGCCCTCCTTGAAGGAGCTGCCTGCAAAAATGTCGCTGATTCTGAATTCTCAAAAGAGATGAACAGTATTGCCGAAAAGCTCTCTTATATGGAAGACCAGATGAGCCAGAACGATCCGGAATTATTATATTTAAAAAAGTACTACTCCCTACTTGAAATCAAAGATTATCTACTTATGGAAAAAATCGCCGACAAATGCGATATCAAACCGGTTTCTTTGATATATTTTTATACAAATGACTGTTCGGATTGCAGGAAACAAGGCTATGTACTTACATATCTTCGAGAGAATTATCCTAAGCTCAGGGTGTATTCTTTTGACTATGATCTCGACAGCCCAGCAGTGAAAACCCTTGCCTCAATATATAAAGTAAAATCAGACTTCCCTGTTATTATAGTTAAAGGTAAGGCATTTACTGGTTTTCAAGAGAAAGATGCTTTGGAGAAGCTCATACCGGAACTTAAAGAGACAGCGACAAGCACAGCGACTACGACTAAGAAATAA